Within the Stenotrophomonas sp. 610A2 genome, the region ACTTCGACGATCTTGCAGGCTTCATCGGTGCACCACCGAAAACCGGCGGCGATGAATCAGCAAACGCCGAACAGAAGGCCGAGGCTGCACGACTTGCCGCGAAACCAACGCTGCTGCCCGACAAACCCTATGACTTGAGCAAACTGCGCGCCATGGACGCGGACGTTCGCTGGAAGGCGCAGCACATCAGCGCGCCCAAACTGCCACTGGACGACATGGACGCGCACCTGTTGCTGGACAACGGACTGCTGCGACTGGAACCGCTCAACTTCGGCGTGGCCGGCGGGGATATCCGCAGCACCATCCGCATGGATGCGCGGCGTCCACAGATCAGCACCACGCTCAATGCCAGCCTGCGCGGTGTCCAGCTCGGCCAGCTGTTCCCGGATGCCAAGTTGGCGGAGCAGGCCTCCGGCGGCATCAGCGGAAACATCCGCCTGAGCGGCAACGGCAACTCCATCGCCGCGATGCTCGGCAGCAGCAATGGCGATGTGGCTGTGGGCATGGGTCGCGGGCATATCGGCAACCTGCTGATGGAGCTGGCCGGGCTGGATGTGGCCGAGTCGCTGAAATTCCTGTTCACCGGTGACAAGCAGATACCACTGCGCTGTGCCTTCGGCGACTTCGGTGTGCGCAACGGCGTCATGCAGTCGCGTGCACTAGCCTTCGACACCACCGACACGTTGGTTGTCGGCGAGGGCTCGGTCAATCTCAGGCAGGAACAGTTGGATCTGTTGCTGCGTCCACGTCCAAAGGATGTGAGCATCCTCGCCCTGCGTTCGCCGCTGCGTATCGGCGGCAGCTTCAAGGATCCGTCCTTCCGTCCTGACTTCAAGGCATTGGGCCTGCGTGGCGCGATCGCCCTGACCTTGGCCAGCATTGCCCCACCCGCAGCGCTGCTGGCCACGATTGAAACCGGGCCGGGCAAGGACGCGCAGTGTGGCGGGCGCTACGCCAAGTAGCGCCGACGCCCTCAGGTACCGGTGATGTACTGCTGTAGCTGGCCGAGTTCGCGGCGCTGCGCCTCGATCACCGACTTGACCAGGTCACCGATGGAAATCACGCCCACCACCTCATCGCCATCCACTACCGGCAGATGGCGGATACGTCGGTTGGTCACCAGTTCCAGGCATTGCTCGACGGTGACTGTAGGTGCCACGGTGACCAGCTCGGCGGTCATGATCTCGCGAACCGGCGTGCTCGCCGAAGAACGGTCCATCAATACGATCTTGCGTGCGTAGTCACGTTCGGAAAGGATGCCGACAAGATTGCGGCCCTCCATTACCAGCACCGCGCCGATGCCCTTCTCGGCCATCAGGCGGATTGCCTGCACCACCGCCACATCCGGTGGCACGGCGTGGATCTCAGGGGACTTGGCCCCAAGCAACTGTCGAACGGTCTGCATGGCGTTCTCCTGCGCTGGCGGATGGGGCAGATACTGCCACGTTCGCCGGCTGCCATGTGTCGACCAGGTACAAAGGCCGCTGCTTGGCCTCCATGTACAGGCGGCCGAGGTACTCGCCGATCAGCCCCAAGGCGATCAACTGCACGCCGCCCAGGAACAGGATCACCGCCATCATCGTCGGCCAGCCAGCAACCCGGTCGCCATACAGCGCCGCCTTGCCGATCACCCAGGCAGCGAAGGCGAATGCCCCGGCAGCGGTGAACAGGCCCAGATAGGTCGCCACCCGCAACGGTGCGGTGGAGAAGCTGGTGATGCCTTCCAGCGCGAAATTCCACAACTTCCAGAAACCGAACTTGCTGCTGCCCGCCAAGCGCGGCTCGCGTCGGTACGGCAAGGCGATGCGCTTGTAGCCGACCCAGCCGAACAGACCTTTCATGAACCGATGGCGCTCGCGCAGCTGCCGCAGGCCAGCCAGCGCACGCGCTGACAGCAAGCGGAAATCACCGGTATCGGCGGGGATCGGCGTCTTCGACAAGCGCCCCATCACCCGGTAAAACGCCGCTGCGGTGAAGCGCTTCAACCAACCATCACCGCCGCGCTCAACACGCGTGCCATAGACATCGTCATAGCCTTGCTGCCACAGGGCAACGAACTGCGGAATCAACTCGGGCGGATCCTGGCCATCGGCATCAAGAAGAATCACCGCACCTTCTTCAATGAAGTCCAACCCCGCCGTCAGTGCGATTTCCTTGCCGAAGTTACGCGACAGCCGCAGCACCGAGACCTGCGGCTCCTGCGCAGCCAGTTCTTGCATCACCCGCCAGGTGGCATCGCTGCTGCCGTCATCGACATACAGAATGCGGCCATCGACATCAGCTGCCAGCGCATGCAATTGGGCGCATAGGCGCGGATGCAGCTGCGGCAATGCTTCCTGCTCGTTGAAAGCGGTGATCAGCAGGGTGAGGCGTTCAGGCGTATTCATGAGCGAAGTCTAGCAACAGCCACACCTTCAATCAGCGTCATCAACGTAACCGGCCCCGCCCAACTGTCGCGCCTGCCGCTGGATCCACGCGGCGCGGCGCTGCACATATGGACCAGGCTTGGCCGCGTTGTAGCGCCGTGGCGACGGCAGTACCGCCGCGAGGCGGGCGCTTTCAGCAGGGCTCAAGCGCGCTGCATCCTTGCCCCAATATGTGCGCGATGCTGCCTGTACCCCGTAGATGCCATCACCAAACTCGGCGACGTTGGCGTACATCTCGATGATGCGTTGTTTGGGCCACAAGGCCTCGATCAGCACCGTGTACCAGACCTCCAGTCCTTTACGCAGCCAACTGCGGCCCTGCCACAGGAACACGTTCTTGGCGGTCTGCTGGCTGATGGTGCTGGCGCCGCGCAGGCGCCCGCCACGCTCATTGTGCTTGCGCGCCTTTTCAATGGCCTGCAGGTCGAAGCCGTTGTGCTCCGGGAAGCGCTGATCTTCGGCCGCCACCAGCGATATCGGCACGCTGCGCGCCATCTCGTCCAGGTCACGCCACTGATAACTGATACGGAACTTCCAGTCCCCATGGGCCAGAGCCTCAACCTGCCGGAACAGCATCACCGTGGAAAACGGCGGATCGACAAAGCGCAGCACCAGCACCTGCAACACGCTGAACACGACAAACACCACTGGCGCCCACAGCAAGCGCCGCAACCAGCGCCGTCGGCGCCCTGTTCCTGTCCCCTGCTCCACCTTGAGCTCGGCCTGCTCCGCCCCCATTGATATCCACCTTGCAAGACTCTTTGTCCGGCGCATTATCCGGCACCGACCCCACCTCGCGTAGATTCAGCCCCATGACCGACACCTCCGATCTGCTTGCCCGCTTCCTTCTGCCCGCCGCCGGCGTGCGCGGCGTCCACGTCCGGCTCGGCCAGGCATGGCGGGAAATCCTCTCGCACGGCACCTATCCCGCCACCGCCGCTCGCCTGCTCGGCGAGGCAAGCGTGGCCTCGGCGCTGTTTACCGGCCACACCAAGGTGGACGGCCGGCTGTCCATTCAGCTTCGCAGCAGCAGCGCCCTGCGCGCACTGTTCAGTGAATGCACCTCGGCCGGCACCCTGCGCGGCATTGTCCAGCTGAACGACGGCGAGGATGCCCCGGCCACCCTGCCAGGTCTCGGCGACGACGCCCTGTTGGCCATCACCATCGAAAACCCCGGCCTGGATCCGCGCGAACCGCAGCGCTACCAGAGCCTGGTCGCCCTGACCGGCGACAGCCTGGACGAGGCATTCGAGGACTACTTCCGTCACTCCGAACAGCTGCCGACCCGCCTGTTGCTGGCCAGCGACGGCGAGCACGCGGCCGGCCTGCTGCTGCAGAAACTGCCCGGCGACGAAGGCGATGAAGACGGCTGGGTCCGCGCTGGCGCACTGTTCGACACGCTCGGCCGCGACGAATTGCTGGCCCTGCCGGGCAGCGAGCTGCTGCACCGCCTGTTCCATGAGGAGAACCCGCAGCTGGTTGGCGACAAGGCCCTGCGCTTTGGCTGCTCCTGCTCGCGCGAGCGGGTCAGTTCCATGTTGCAGTCGCTCGGCGAGGAGGAAGCACGTGCCGCCGCCGAGCCCACTGGGCAGGTCGAAGTACGCTGCGAGTTCTGCGGTCAGGAATATCACTTCCCATTAGCAGAAATTGGCGTATTGTTCAGTTCCACACCGGCTAACCAGCCCGCTCCCGAGCGGCTGCAATAACGGTCCAACGAGTTGCGTTCTGGGGAGGGCGAAGACTTGTTAAGAAACCATAAACCGCATAGGATCGAGAACTCACGCGCCGGGAACTTCCTGGCGCCCACGGGGTCTTACTGAGTCCATGAACGCCTTATTGCGCCTACCGCTTGCCCTGATGATCGCCCTTGGCGTGGTCACGGGCGTGCATGCGCAAAGCAAGCCGCGCGCCATGGACAGCACCGTGTTGCCGGTCTGGAACCGCGGCAGCGGCAAGGTCGAGGCCCTGCTTTATCTGGAGCCCACCGGCACCCAGAACGTTGGGGCCCGCTGGAATTTCGGTCAAAGCTCGCTGGATGCCGCATTTGGGCTGTCCTCGGGTGACTCGCTCGGCCTGCTCTGCAACAGCAGCCGCGGCAGCAGCATTGGCGGCCTTGCCAGCCATTGCATGCTGGCCAGCCTCGGCGATGACGACGACAGCAACAACGGCCGTCATATCTCGGCAACCACTGCGTTCAACCGCCCAGGCGGCCGCGTCGGAGTAAGCGCCGGCACTGGCCGCGACACGCTCCCGGCCTGGTTGTCGGGTGGCAACAAGAGCGGCGCGGCGCGGGTCGAGCAGAATGACCTCACCGTATTCGGGCAGAAGAACATCGGCCGCGAAGGTTTCGTCTCCATCGGCGGCACCTACGCCAAGGCACGCCTGGTGCCGTTGACCGATGCCGCTCCGGCGGTGGTTGATCAATGGGACAGCAAGAGCCTGACCGTTGGCGGTGGCTACGGCGCCTTCAGCGCCAATGTCATCGGCCGCGTTGTCGACGCCCCCGGCCAGAGTGGCAAATGGGAAGGCCTGGGACTGGGCATCACCTGGCGCACCCCGTGGAGCGGCCAGCTCACGGTCGGCGCGGAAAACGTGATCACCCGCGGCAAGAATCCATTCTCACCGCGTAACGAAAGCAATGACGACGGCGCAATACCGTACGTCCGTTACGAGCAGGACCTGTAAGAATTCTCTGCTTCAAATCTCAAGCGCCCCGTAAATCGGGGCGTTTTGCGTTCTTGCGCGCTCGGAAACCTCGACCTCCAAGACCTTGGGCTTCGTGTTCAGCCCGAGCTTCCTGAAGGGCTTCGACGTGTCGCTGGACTGGTGGCAGATCAACATCAAGAACGTGATCAGCCGTCCGCAGGTCACCTACATACTTGACCAGTGCTATGTGGAAGGCAACCAGAGCTGGTGCGACATCGTCAATGACGGCCTGACCCGCAACGCACTGGGCCAGATCACCTACCTGAAGATGGGCCTGGCCAACCTAGGCGAGATCGAAGTGGAAGATTACGACCTGACCATGCGCTACTCGCTGCCCGATACCCGCTTCGGTGCGTTCTCGTTCATCTGGGACAGCACCTACATGTCGTCCTATCGCACCAAGGCAACCCCGGACGCAGACTGGGATGCCTCGGAAGTGGGCACCTACGTCAAGGACACTCCGGTCTGGCGCATCCGCTCCAACCTGACCGCGAACTGGACCTATGGCGATTTCGGTCTGACTTGGACCACGCGTTACTTCTCCAGCCTGGTCGAGAACTGCAAGTACCCGACGGTGGCTGCGCTGTGCAGCGATCCGAACCGCGTCACCGCTTCCGGCAAGGACCCGCAGAACAAGCTGGCCGCGACCACGTATCACGACCTGCCGGCACGTTACAACGTGCCGTGGAATGCAACCGTGTCGGTGGGCGTGAACAACGTGTTCGCGAAGGAACCGCCGGTGGCGACACAGGCGTCGCCAACAGCTTCGACTACCAGTACGACACCCCTGGGCGCTACTACTACATGGAGTACCGTCAGCGCTTCTGATCGTAGCCTGGTCAGTTGAAACAGGACGGCCCTGGTTTCCCGGGCCGTTTTTATTTCCATGTTGCGATGGCCCGGCACACCCTGAGCAGATTCCAGTTCGCTCAGTCGTTGGACACTGGTCCCGACCAGGCGCCCGGCATCAACATCGAACCCCCGCCGAGCGGGGCTACCGAAATGGCAGAGCTGTTCGCGACTATCGTTGCACGCAGCAGACACCTCACTGCAAAAGAAAAGGCCGCATCACTGCGACCTTGCTCCGTCACTTGTGTTCGAACAATTCAGCCGTTCGGAATCAAGGTCTCGATCACATGCTCGACATAGGCCTCGAAATCCTCGCGCGCCTGCTTGGGCTGCTGCAACTGCAGCGACAGCTGCAGGAAGCCGACATATGCGGCATACGCAAGCCGAGCACGATGGCGGGCATCAGTGGAACTCAGCCCGGCCTGGCGGAACGAGGCAATCAGGTATTCCATGCGCCGCTGCGAAACGCGGTCAATGACCGGCCGCACCATCGGGTTGTCCAGGGCCTTGAGCAGCTCGCTGTAGATCACATGCGGGGTGACCTCATGCGCCACCAGCTGGAACAGCGCGCGCAGCCGCGTACGCGGATCAGGCACCTCTTCCAGACTGCCGAACACCTGCTGCTGCTCCACCACTTCCCAGCGCTCCAAGGCTGCTTGCAGCAGCGCATCGCGCGAGGGGAAATGCCAGTAGAAGCTGCCCTTGGTCACGCCAAGGCGGCGCGCCAGCGGCTCTACCGCGACCGCGCCCACACCCTGTTCAGCGATCAGGTCCAAGGCCGCTTGCGCCCAGTCATCCGCGCTCAGGCGGCTATTCCGCGTGCTGCGGGACTCGGTGCTGGAAACTGAAGAATCGTTCATGGGCAGATTTAACCATACGGCGGGGACTGGTTGCAGTATGTGGACAACAAATCCGCGGACAATCTGGCAATTAATTGTCCAGATGGCCGATCGCAGGCGCCGCTCGGCGGCGCCTCCATACCTATAGGTATTGACAGTGATTCAGGCCATTCCATACCATCAGGTATGGTTACCCCTCTGCCCTCCTCTACATCTGCCGAAGACATCCGCCTCGAAGGCGCGCATGGCGCTGGCCTGGGCGCATCCAGAACCAGCGGAAAACAGCCCTGCATCCTGTTCGCGCATGGCTTCGGCCAGACCCGCGGCGCATGGACTGCTGCTGCCGAAGCGCTCAACGCCGAAGGGCATGCCACGCTCAGCTACGACGCGCGTGGCCATGGCGACTCGGACTGGAATGCCAACGATCTGCCTTATCACGGCGACCAGTTCACCGATGACCTGATCGTGGTCGCTGGCGAGCTGCCGCGTCCGCCCGTGTTGGTCGCCGCTTCGATGGGCGGCCTGTTCGGCCTGATGGCCGAAGCGCGCTGGCCGGGCCTGTTCTCGGCAATGGTGCTTGTGGATATCACCCCGCGCTGGGAAACCAGCGGTGTGGAGCGCATCCTTGCCTTCATGAGCGCGCACCCGGACGGTTTCGCCTCGCTGCAGGCTGCCGCCGACACCATCTCCGCCTATATGCCTCACCGCCCACGCAAGAGCGAAGATTCGCTGCGTGCGCTGCTGCGCCCAGGCAAGGATGGCCGCTGGAACTGGCATTGGGACCCGCGCCTGGTCAACGAACTGGCGCGCGACAGCGAGCAGCATCAAGGCGTTATCGCAGACGCAGCAAGGCAGGTGCAGTGCCCGCTGCTGCTGGTAAGCGGTGGTCGCAGCGACCTGGTCTCGCCACAGACCGTTGAAGAATTCATGGCGCTGGTGCCACACGCACAGCATGTCCATCTGCCCCATGCCACCCACATGGTGGCCGGCGATGACAACAATGCGTTTACCGCCGCTGTGTTGAACTACCTGGACGCACTGCCTTCCGCAGCGTCCGCCCGAACCGAGCACGTTACCGGAGCACGTCCATGAGCATCCTCGTACCTTTCCTGGCCCTGCTGCTAGCAGGCGCCTTTGTTGCCTACCATCGCATGCGGCTCGTCGTCTGGACGATCATCAGCGTTGCAGCCCTGGCCATCTGCTGGTTCGCCGGCGTCAACCAAACCGCGATCATCGTCGCTGCCGCCATCGTTGCGCTGATCTGCGTGCCGGTGCTGCTGCCGTTCCTGCGCAAGCCGCTGATCACCGCACCGTTCATGGGCGTGTTCCGCAAAGTGCTGCCGCCGCTGTCCAAGACCGAGCGCATCGCACTGGAAACCGGCTCGGTTGGCTTTGAAGGCGAGCTGTTCACCGGCGACCCGGACTGGAACATCCTGCTCAACTATCCCAAGCCGCAGCTCACCGCCGAAGAACAGGCCTTCATGGATGGCCCGGTGGAAGAGCTCTGCAAGATGGTCAATGACTTCGAGATCACCCACGTCCACGCGGACCTGCCGCCGGAGCTGTGGGAGTTCATCAAGAAGAACAAGTTCTTCGGCATGATCATCCCGAAGGAATACGGCGGCCTGGGCTTCAGCGCGCTGGCCCACCACAAGGTCATCCAGAAGCTGGCCTCGGTATCGAGCGTGGTCAGCTCCACCGTCGGCGTGCCCAATTCGCTGGGTCCGGGTGAACTGCTCAACCATTACGGCACCCAGGAGCAGAAGGATTACTACCTGCCGCGCCTGGCCATCGGCCAGGAAGTACCGTGCTTCGGCCTGACCGGCCCGTTCGCCGGCTCCGATGCAACCTCGATTCCCGACTTCGGCATCGTCTGCAAGGGCATGTGGAAGGGCGAGGAAGTGCTGGGCCTGAAGCTCACCTTCGACAAGCGCTACATCACCCTGGCACCGGTCGCGACCCTGATCGGCATGGCCTTCCGCATGTACGACCCGGACGGCCTGCTCGGCGATACCAAGGACATCGGCATCACCCTGGCACTGCTGCCGCGTGACACCGATGGCGTGGAAATCGGCCGTCGCCACTTCCCGCTGAACTCCACCTTCCAGAACGGCCCGATCCGCGGCAAGGACGTGTTCATCCCGCTGACCCAGCTGATCGGCGGCGCCGAGAAGCGCGGCCTGGGCTGGAACATGCTCAACGAGTGCCTGGCCGTTGGTCGCTCCATCACCCTGCCCTCCACCGCGTCCGGCGGTGCCAAGGCCGGTGCGGTGGTGACCGGTGCCTATGCACGCATCCGCAAGCAGTTCGGTCTGTCGGTCGGCCGCTTCGAGGGCGTGGAAGAAGCGCTGGCCCGCATCGGTGGCAAGGCCTACAAGATCAGTGCGCTGTCGCAGGCCACCGCAGCCGCGGTTGACCGTGGCGACGTGCCGTCGGTGCCGTCGGCGATCGCCAAGTACCACTGCACCAACATGAGCCGCGAAGTCATTTCCGACGTGATGGACGTGATCGGCGGCAAGGGCATCATCCTCGGCCCGCGCAACTTCGCCGGCCGCAGCTGGCAGGCCGCACCGATCGCCATCACGGTGGAAGGTGCCAACATCATGACCCGTTCGCTGCTGATCTTCGGCCAGGGCGCCATCCTCTGCCACCCGTGGGTACTGAAGGAAATGAAGGCTGCGCAGGATGAAGACCGCAAGGCCGGCCTGCGTGAGTTCGACCAGGCGCTGTTCGGCCACGTTCGCTTCGGTATCTCCAACGCCGTGCGTTCGCTGTGGTTCGGTCTGACCGGTGCGCGCTTCGGTGCCGCCCCAGGTGACGCTTACACCCGCCGCTACTTCCGCAAGCTCGACCGTTACTCGGCCAACCTGGCGCTGATGGCCGATATCTCGATGATGACCCTGGGCGGCAAGCTCAAGTTCAAGGAATCGCTGTCCGGTCGCCTGGGCGATGTGCTCAGCCACATCTACATGACCAGCGCCATGCTCAAGCGTTACCACGATGAAGGCGCACCGAGCGCTGACCAGCCGCTGCTGGCCTGGGCCTTCCACGACAGCGTGCACAAGATCGAGGAATCGCTGTCGGCTGCGCTGCGCAACTTCCCGATCCGTCCGATCGGCTGGCTGATGTGGGCACTGATCTTCCCGTTCGGCCGTCGCGCCGAGGCCCCGGGTGATCGCCTGAGCCGCCGCGTTGCCGCCACGCTGATGGCACCGGGCGAGGCGCGTGACCGCTTGGCCCAGGGCGTGTTCCTGACCCCGTGCGAGAACAACCCGGGTGGCCGCATCAACAGCTACCTGTCCAAGGCGATCATGGCCGAGCCGGTGGAACGCAAGTTCATCAAGGCACTGAAGACCAAGGGCATCGAAGCACTGACCTTCGCCACCCAGCTCGACGAAGCCGTGGCCGAAGGCGTAATTACCCAGGACGAGCGCAAGCTGCTGGAAGAGCTGCGCGAGATCACCATGGACACCATCACCGTGGACGACTTCGAGCCGCACGAACTGCGTTCGGCCGGCTACTACGACCTGCCGGGCAAGCAGCGCCCGCAGCCGCAGCAGGCCGCGTAAGCCAATCCACATGCAATACCGACGGCGGGCCTTGTGCCCGCCGTTTTCATATCAGGACACCATGCCATGACTGCGCCCCTGCTCGCGCTATACCGTCGTTTCAACCGCTGGCCCGCCGGCAACTGGCTGTTCTCGCGCGCGGTCTGCTTCAAGGCACCCTACTTCGCCAGCATCTCGCCAACCATCACTGCGCTGGAGCCGGGCCGCTGCGAAGGCGTGATCCGCCAGCGCCGCCGCATCAGCAACCATATCGGCACGGTGCACGCGATCGCGATGTGCAATCTTGCCGAGCTCGTCGGCGGGGTGATGGTCGATGCCAGCCTGCCGGCTGACATGCGCTGGATCCCCAAGGGCATGGAAGTGAAGTACCAGGCCAAGGCGCTGGGCGTGTTGAAGGCGGTGGCCACCCCGCAGCAGCCCATCATCAGCACCGACCACGGCTATGACCTGCCGGTGCAGGTCAGCGTCACCG harbors:
- a CDS encoding CBS domain-containing protein, with protein sequence MQTVRQLLGAKSPEIHAVPPDVAVVQAIRLMAEKGIGAVLVMEGRNLVGILSERDYARKIVLMDRSSASTPVREIMTAELVTVAPTVTVEQCLELVTNRRIRHLPVVDGDEVVGVISIGDLVKSVIEAQRRELGQLQQYITGT
- a CDS encoding glycosyltransferase family 2 protein, whose protein sequence is MNTPERLTLLITAFNEQEALPQLHPRLCAQLHALAADVDGRILYVDDGSSDATWRVMQELAAQEPQVSVLRLSRNFGKEIALTAGLDFIEEGAVILLDADGQDPPELIPQFVALWQQGYDDVYGTRVERGGDGWLKRFTAAAFYRVMGRLSKTPIPADTGDFRLLSARALAGLRQLRERHRFMKGLFGWVGYKRIALPYRREPRLAGSSKFGFWKLWNFALEGITSFSTAPLRVATYLGLFTAAGAFAFAAWVIGKAALYGDRVAGWPTMMAVILFLGGVQLIALGLIGEYLGRLYMEAKQRPLYLVDTWQPANVAVSAPSASAGERHADRSTVAWGQVP
- the mtgA gene encoding monofunctional biosynthetic peptidoglycan transglycosylase — its product is MGAEQAELKVEQGTGTGRRRRWLRRLLWAPVVFVVFSVLQVLVLRFVDPPFSTVMLFRQVEALAHGDWKFRISYQWRDLDEMARSVPISLVAAEDQRFPEHNGFDLQAIEKARKHNERGGRLRGASTISQQTAKNVFLWQGRSWLRKGLEVWYTVLIEALWPKQRIIEMYANVAEFGDGIYGVQAASRTYWGKDAARLSPAESARLAAVLPSPRRYNAAKPGPYVQRRAAWIQRQARQLGGAGYVDDAD
- the hslO gene encoding Hsp33 family molecular chaperone HslO: MTDTSDLLARFLLPAAGVRGVHVRLGQAWREILSHGTYPATAARLLGEASVASALFTGHTKVDGRLSIQLRSSSALRALFSECTSAGTLRGIVQLNDGEDAPATLPGLGDDALLAITIENPGLDPREPQRYQSLVALTGDSLDEAFEDYFRHSEQLPTRLLLASDGEHAAGLLLQKLPGDEGDEDGWVRAGALFDTLGRDELLALPGSELLHRLFHEENPQLVGDKALRFGCSCSRERVSSMLQSLGEEEARAAAEPTGQVEVRCEFCGQEYHFPLAEIGVLFSSTPANQPAPERLQ
- a CDS encoding XOO1806 family protein — its product is MIALGVVTGVHAQSKPRAMDSTVLPVWNRGSGKVEALLYLEPTGTQNVGARWNFGQSSLDAAFGLSSGDSLGLLCNSSRGSSIGGLASHCMLASLGDDDDSNNGRHISATTAFNRPGGRVGVSAGTGRDTLPAWLSGGNKSGAARVEQNDLTVFGQKNIGREGFVSIGGTYAKARLVPLTDAAPAVVDQWDSKSLTVGGGYGAFSANVIGRVVDAPGQSGKWEGLGLGITWRTPWSGQLTVGAENVITRGKNPFSPRNESNDDGAIPYVRYEQDL
- a CDS encoding TonB-dependent receptor domain-containing protein — protein: MGAFCVLARSETSTSKTLGFVFSPSFLKGFDVSLDWWQINIKNVISRPQVTYILDQCYVEGNQSWCDIVNDGLTRNALGQITYLKMGLANLGEIEVEDYDLTMRYSLPDTRFGAFSFIWDSTYMSSYRTKATPDADWDASEVGTYVKDTPVWRIRSNLTANWTYGDFGLTWTTRYFSSLVENCKYPTVAALCSDPNRVTASGKDPQNKLAATTYHDLPARYNVPWNATVSVGVNNVFAKEPPVATQASPTASTTSTTPLGATTTWSTVSASDRSLVS
- a CDS encoding TetR/AcrR family transcriptional regulator → MNDSSVSSTESRSTRNSRLSADDWAQAALDLIAEQGVGAVAVEPLARRLGVTKGSFYWHFPSRDALLQAALERWEVVEQQQVFGSLEEVPDPRTRLRALFQLVAHEVTPHVIYSELLKALDNPMVRPVIDRVSQRRMEYLIASFRQAGLSSTDARHRARLAYAAYVGFLQLSLQLQQPKQAREDFEAYVEHVIETLIPNG
- a CDS encoding alpha/beta fold hydrolase, whose translation is MVTPLPSSTSAEDIRLEGAHGAGLGASRTSGKQPCILFAHGFGQTRGAWTAAAEALNAEGHATLSYDARGHGDSDWNANDLPYHGDQFTDDLIVVAGELPRPPVLVAASMGGLFGLMAEARWPGLFSAMVLVDITPRWETSGVERILAFMSAHPDGFASLQAAADTISAYMPHRPRKSEDSLRALLRPGKDGRWNWHWDPRLVNELARDSEQHQGVIADAARQVQCPLLLVSGGRSDLVSPQTVEEFMALVPHAQHVHLPHATHMVAGDDNNAFTAAVLNYLDALPSAASARTEHVTGARP
- a CDS encoding acyl-CoA dehydrogenase, whose amino-acid sequence is MSILVPFLALLLAGAFVAYHRMRLVVWTIISVAALAICWFAGVNQTAIIVAAAIVALICVPVLLPFLRKPLITAPFMGVFRKVLPPLSKTERIALETGSVGFEGELFTGDPDWNILLNYPKPQLTAEEQAFMDGPVEELCKMVNDFEITHVHADLPPELWEFIKKNKFFGMIIPKEYGGLGFSALAHHKVIQKLASVSSVVSSTVGVPNSLGPGELLNHYGTQEQKDYYLPRLAIGQEVPCFGLTGPFAGSDATSIPDFGIVCKGMWKGEEVLGLKLTFDKRYITLAPVATLIGMAFRMYDPDGLLGDTKDIGITLALLPRDTDGVEIGRRHFPLNSTFQNGPIRGKDVFIPLTQLIGGAEKRGLGWNMLNECLAVGRSITLPSTASGGAKAGAVVTGAYARIRKQFGLSVGRFEGVEEALARIGGKAYKISALSQATAAAVDRGDVPSVPSAIAKYHCTNMSREVISDVMDVIGGKGIILGPRNFAGRSWQAAPIAITVEGANIMTRSLLIFGQGAILCHPWVLKEMKAAQDEDRKAGLREFDQALFGHVRFGISNAVRSLWFGLTGARFGAAPGDAYTRRYFRKLDRYSANLALMADISMMTLGGKLKFKESLSGRLGDVLSHIYMTSAMLKRYHDEGAPSADQPLLAWAFHDSVHKIEESLSAALRNFPIRPIGWLMWALIFPFGRRAEAPGDRLSRRVAATLMAPGEARDRLAQGVFLTPCENNPGGRINSYLSKAIMAEPVERKFIKALKTKGIEALTFATQLDEAVAEGVITQDERKLLEELREITMDTITVDDFEPHELRSAGYYDLPGKQRPQPQQAA
- a CDS encoding hotdog fold domain-containing protein — translated: MTAPLLALYRRFNRWPAGNWLFSRAVCFKAPYFASISPTITALEPGRCEGVIRQRRRISNHIGTVHAIAMCNLAELVGGVMVDASLPADMRWIPKGMEVKYQAKALGVLKAVATPQQPIISTDHGYDLPVQVSVTDAAGTEVFQAIIAMWVSPRPSRSGG